The following proteins are encoded in a genomic region of Alistipes shahii WAL 8301:
- the secE gene encoding preprotein translocase subunit SecE: MFKYVKESYNELVNKVTWPTFPQLQSSTIVVMVASVIFAVVVLAMDVTFENVMAGIYKTLGGLGR; encoded by the coding sequence ATGTTCAAATACGTTAAAGAATCTTACAACGAGCTTGTAAACAAGGTAACGTGGCCTACGTTTCCGCAGCTCCAGAGTTCTACGATCGTCGTGATGGTGGCTTCGGTCATCTTCGCCGTGGTCGTTCTGGCGATGGACGTGACGTTCGAGAACGTGATGGCAGGCATTTACAAGACCCTGGGCGGTCTTGGCCGTTAA
- a CDS encoding helix-turn-helix domain-containing protein, with protein sequence MDYQPQPQFEESALKESCSADCSSCPTFPAPFRRIGDSTYCRFSQLTFAAGEGVTFPADRMVRILFVMSGSLRLEHGNDTVRLVTSKQCVCLARSERFVVTAQDDETHVVVLSLIHRIEFCEQDIFDKVMPYDSVVPTESVPMLSMHPAIERLLSTFFTIRQMFNCVRYHRMKATELFMMIKVLYTPTEHAYFFQSMIQPQDNFRVFVCNNYDKAQGVAELASLAGMSLSVFKRRFAEHFNDSVYHWMMRQKALKVFTDIRDGEDSTKALMNKYGFRHYTQFSRFCKNYLQATPAQLINSIKKK encoded by the coding sequence ATGGATTATCAACCCCAACCGCAGTTTGAGGAGTCGGCATTGAAGGAGAGTTGTTCTGCGGATTGTAGTAGTTGTCCTACGTTCCCGGCGCCGTTCCGCCGCATCGGCGATTCGACCTATTGTCGGTTTTCACAGCTTACGTTTGCAGCCGGAGAAGGGGTGACGTTCCCCGCAGACCGCATGGTGCGCATCCTTTTCGTGATGTCGGGATCGTTGAGGCTGGAACACGGAAACGACACGGTGCGTCTGGTTACGTCGAAACAGTGCGTGTGTCTCGCCCGCAGCGAACGCTTCGTGGTGACGGCTCAGGACGACGAGACGCATGTGGTCGTGCTGTCGCTCATCCATCGGATCGAATTCTGCGAGCAGGACATTTTCGACAAGGTGATGCCCTACGACTCGGTCGTTCCGACCGAATCGGTCCCCATGCTTTCGATGCATCCGGCGATAGAACGCCTTTTGAGCACATTCTTTACGATCCGCCAGATGTTCAACTGCGTCCGCTACCACCGGATGAAGGCCACCGAGCTTTTTATGATGATCAAGGTGCTCTACACGCCGACCGAACATGCCTACTTCTTTCAGTCGATGATTCAGCCGCAGGACAATTTCCGCGTCTTCGTCTGCAACAATTACGACAAGGCACAGGGCGTCGCCGAGCTGGCTTCGCTGGCGGGCATGAGCCTCTCGGTCTTCAAACGCCGCTTCGCCGAGCATTTCAACGACAGCGTTTACCACTGGATGATGCGCCAGAAGGCGCTGAAGGTCTTCACCGACATCCGCGACGGCGAGGACAGCACCAAGGCGCTGATGAACAAGTACGGGTTCCGTCACTACACGCAGTTCAGTCGTTTCTGCAAGAATTACCTTCAGGCGACGCCCGCGCAGCTGATCAACTCGATCAAGAAGAAATAG
- the rplK gene encoding 50S ribosomal protein L11, with the protein MAKEVAAFIKLQIKGGAANPSPPVGPALGSKGVNIMDFCKQFNARTQDKAGKVLPVIITVYSDKSFDFVVKQPPVAIQLKEAAKVQKGSAQPNRDKVGQVTWDQIREIAQDKMPDMNCFTLESAMRMVAGTARSMGISVVGEFPNM; encoded by the coding sequence ATGGCAAAAGAGGTTGCTGCATTTATTAAATTGCAGATCAAAGGTGGTGCCGCCAATCCTTCGCCCCCGGTTGGTCCCGCATTGGGTTCTAAGGGAGTCAATATCATGGACTTCTGCAAGCAATTCAATGCTCGTACGCAGGACAAGGCGGGAAAGGTTCTTCCGGTCATCATCACGGTTTACAGCGATAAGTCGTTCGACTTTGTTGTAAAACAGCCGCCCGTAGCTATCCAGCTCAAGGAAGCAGCTAAAGTGCAGAAAGGTTCCGCGCAGCCCAACCGCGACAAGGTCGGTCAGGTGACGTGGGATCAGATCCGCGAAATCGCGCAGGACAAAATGCCCGATATGAACTGCTTCACGCTGGAATCCGCTATGCGCATGGTTGCCGGTACTGCCCGCAGTATGGGTATCAGTGTCGTCGGAGAATTTCCTAATATGTAA
- the nusG gene encoding transcription termination/antitermination protein NusG: MSEIKKQWYVVRAIGGKEGKVKEYIEAEIRHNHLEDYISQVLIPTEKVYTIRNGKKVSKEKVSYPGYVLVEAAFVGQIPIIIRNTPNVLGFLGDTKEDSRKMNATPLRPQEVARILGRVDELNAQEEENEIPFFVGETVKVTDGPFSSFQGTIEAVDNERKKLTVSVKIFGRKTPMELSFTQVEKE; encoded by the coding sequence ATGAGCGAGATTAAGAAACAGTGGTATGTCGTCCGCGCAATCGGTGGCAAGGAGGGGAAGGTCAAAGAGTATATCGAGGCTGAAATCCGCCACAACCACCTTGAGGACTACATTTCCCAGGTGCTGATCCCTACCGAAAAAGTCTATACCATCCGCAACGGAAAGAAGGTCTCCAAGGAGAAGGTCTCTTATCCGGGCTACGTGCTGGTGGAGGCTGCGTTCGTAGGGCAGATTCCGATTATAATTCGCAATACCCCCAACGTGCTGGGTTTCCTCGGCGACACCAAAGAGGACAGCCGCAAGATGAACGCCACGCCCCTGCGTCCGCAGGAGGTAGCGCGTATTCTCGGCCGCGTCGACGAACTGAACGCACAGGAGGAGGAGAACGAAATACCCTTCTTTGTCGGCGAGACCGTCAAGGTTACGGACGGTCCTTTCTCGAGCTTCCAAGGTACTATCGAGGCAGTCGACAACGAGCGCAAGAAACTCACGGTATCGGTGAAGATATTCGGGCGCAAAACTCCTATGGAGTTGAGTTTCACCCAAGTAGAAAAAGAATAA
- the tuf gene encoding elongation factor Tu translates to MAKEKFDRSKPHVNIGTIGHVDHGKTTLTAAITTVLAKNGLSELRSFDSIDNAPEEKERGITINTSHVEYQTANRHYAHVDCPGHADYVKNMVTGAAQMDGAILVVAATDGPMPQTNEHVLLARQVNVPRIVVFLNKCDMVDDPEMLDLVEMEVRDLLSKYEYDGDNAPIIRGSALGGLNGEPKWEEKIMELMAAVDEYIPVPPRENEKPFLMPVEDVFSITGRGTVVTGRIETGVIHVGDPVEIVGLEEKTLTSTCTGVEMFRKLLDEGEAGDNVGLLLRGIDKKEVKRGMVVAKPGSITPHTEFEAEVYILKKEEGGRHTPFHNNYRPQFYLRTMDVTGEVHLPAGVDMVMPGDHVTITVKLIYPVAINEGLRFAIREGGRTVGAGQILKIVK, encoded by the coding sequence ATGGCAAAAGAAAAATTCGACCGGTCGAAACCGCACGTAAACATCGGTACCATCGGTCACGTTGACCACGGTAAGACCACCCTTACCGCTGCTATCACGACTGTTTTGGCAAAGAACGGTCTGTCGGAACTCCGTTCGTTCGACTCGATCGACAACGCTCCCGAGGAGAAAGAGCGTGGTATCACGATCAACACCTCGCACGTTGAGTACCAGACGGCCAACCGCCACTACGCTCACGTAGACTGCCCGGGCCACGCCGACTATGTGAAGAACATGGTTACCGGTGCCGCTCAGATGGACGGCGCCATTCTGGTCGTTGCCGCTACGGACGGTCCGATGCCCCAGACCAACGAGCACGTGCTGCTCGCCCGTCAGGTGAACGTACCGCGCATCGTCGTTTTCCTGAACAAGTGCGACATGGTGGACGATCCCGAAATGCTCGACCTGGTCGAGATGGAGGTTCGCGACCTGCTTTCCAAGTATGAGTACGATGGCGACAACGCTCCCATCATCCGCGGTTCCGCACTCGGCGGCCTGAACGGCGAGCCGAAGTGGGAGGAGAAGATCATGGAGCTGATGGCTGCCGTTGACGAATATATCCCCGTTCCTCCGCGTGAGAACGAGAAGCCGTTCCTGATGCCTGTCGAGGACGTGTTCTCGATCACCGGCCGCGGTACCGTCGTAACGGGCCGTATCGAAACCGGTGTCATCCACGTAGGCGATCCCGTCGAGATCGTAGGTCTTGAGGAGAAGACCCTCACGTCGACCTGCACGGGCGTCGAGATGTTCCGCAAGCTGCTCGACGAGGGCGAGGCCGGCGACAACGTAGGTCTGCTGCTCCGCGGTATCGACAAGAAGGAGGTTAAGCGCGGTATGGTAGTCGCCAAGCCGGGTTCGATCACTCCGCACACCGAGTTCGAGGCCGAGGTCTACATCTTGAAGAAAGAGGAGGGTGGCCGTCACACGCCGTTCCACAACAACTATCGTCCCCAGTTCTACCTGCGTACGATGGACGTAACGGGTGAGGTTCACCTGCCCGCAGGCGTCGACATGGTTATGCCGGGCGACCACGTGACCATCACCGTGAAGCTGATCTACCCCGTAGCTATCAACGAAGGTCTGCGTTTCGCAATCCGCGAGGGTGGCCGTACGGTAGGTGCAGGTCAGATCCTGAAGATCGTGAAGTAG
- the rplA gene encoding 50S ribosomal protein L1 gives MSKLTKNQKIAYAKVEAGKAYKLSEAAALLKEITFTKFDASVDIDVRLGVDPRKANQMVRGVVTLPHGTGKTVRVLVLCTPEKEAEAQAAGADYVGLDEYVDKIKAGWTDVDVIICTPNVMGKVGALGRILGPRGLMPNPKTGTVTMEVGKAVQEVKAGKIDFKVDKFGIIHTTVGKVSFSADQIVDNAKEVLNMILKLKPAAAKGSYVKSIYLSTTMSPGVQIDSKSVETK, from the coding sequence ATGAGTAAGTTGACAAAAAATCAAAAGATCGCCTACGCTAAGGTGGAAGCCGGTAAGGCTTACAAGCTCTCGGAGGCTGCCGCTCTTCTGAAGGAAATTACGTTCACGAAATTCGACGCTTCGGTGGATATCGACGTGCGTCTGGGAGTCGATCCCCGCAAGGCGAACCAGATGGTCCGCGGCGTGGTGACGCTTCCCCACGGAACCGGTAAGACGGTGCGCGTGCTGGTGCTGTGTACTCCCGAGAAGGAGGCCGAGGCACAGGCTGCAGGCGCGGACTATGTAGGTCTGGACGAGTATGTTGACAAGATCAAGGCCGGCTGGACCGACGTTGACGTGATCATCTGTACTCCCAATGTGATGGGTAAAGTCGGTGCGCTGGGCCGTATTCTGGGTCCCCGCGGACTGATGCCGAACCCCAAGACCGGTACGGTTACGATGGAAGTCGGCAAGGCCGTCCAGGAGGTGAAAGCCGGTAAGATCGACTTCAAGGTCGACAAATTCGGTATCATCCACACGACGGTAGGCAAGGTTTCGTTCTCGGCAGATCAGATCGTGGACAACGCGAAAGAGGTGCTGAATATGATTCTCAAGCTGAAACCGGCTGCTGCCAAAGGTTCTTACGTGAAGAGTATTTATCTCTCGACCACCATGAGCCCCGGCGTGCAGATTGATTCCAAATCAGTAGAAACCAAATAA
- a CDS encoding GNAT family N-acetyltransferase — METIPLFGPYALRRLRTEDAPDIFASIDTQRRYLGRWLPFVADTHRIEQTRQVVAGMLADTANPVFTLRSGNAFAGLIGFKSADAARRSVEIGYWLREEQQGKGIMAAAVRTLCDLAFGEMGMRRVEIRCGTGNLPSNRIPQRLGFLRSHVELQGEQLSDGEWIDLNVYVLER, encoded by the coding sequence ATGGAAACCATCCCCCTCTTCGGCCCTTACGCGCTCCGGCGGCTCCGCACGGAGGACGCGCCGGACATCTTCGCCTCGATCGACACCCAACGCCGCTACCTGGGCCGCTGGCTCCCGTTCGTGGCCGACACGCACCGGATCGAGCAGACCCGGCAGGTGGTGGCCGGAATGCTTGCCGACACGGCCAATCCGGTCTTCACGCTCCGCAGCGGCAACGCCTTTGCGGGACTGATCGGCTTCAAATCGGCCGACGCCGCCAGGCGCAGCGTCGAGATCGGCTACTGGCTGCGCGAGGAGCAGCAGGGCAAGGGAATCATGGCGGCCGCCGTGCGGACGCTCTGCGACCTTGCGTTCGGGGAGATGGGCATGCGGCGTGTCGAGATCCGCTGCGGCACGGGCAACCTCCCGAGCAACCGCATTCCGCAGCGTCTCGGCTTCCTCCGCAGCCATGTCGAGCTACAGGGCGAACAGCTCTCCGACGGAGAGTGGATCGACCTGAACGTCTACGTGCTGGAACGCTGA